Proteins from one Aspergillus nidulans FGSC A4 chromosome VIII genomic window:
- a CDS encoding NADH:flavin oxidoreductase/NADH oxidase (transcript_id=CADANIAT00002379): protein MSDLATAPSPSYPGAPGLTYFTPATNPGAAINPAAKETPTLFRPLTIRSVTLKNRVIVAPMCMYSAESDPSSPSVGALTDFHMAHLGHFALKGAGLVFTEALAVQPNGRISPNDAGIWQEGTESEQFKGLKRVADFVHSQGAKFGVQLAHSGRKGSTVAPPLAASRGVRALKADEGVFGWPKDVVGPSGGEENKWEPGNISYWAPRELTVAEIQEIVKAFAKSAEIAVKAGVDVIEIHAAHGYLVNEFLSPVTNRRTDQYGGSFENRTRILREIALAIREVIPEGTPLFLRISATEWIEDQPAAKDFGSWDLKASIELLKDLPEFGVDFLDVSSGGNHKDQKFHFFTDYQTEMAAKLRKELRASGARTLVGAVGFITQPDAAAQIVQGADEEGVEAKADAVLIGRQFLREPEWVLNAAKKLGVQVNPPIQFGRAM, encoded by the coding sequence ATGTCGGACCTCGCAACGGCGCCCTCACCTTCTTACCCTGGAGCCCCAGGGCTCACCTACTTCACGCCGGCCACCAACCCTGGCGCAGCTATAAACCCAGCAGCCAAGGAAACACCAACCCTCTTTCGCCCGCTCACAATCCGCTCGGTAACGCTCAAGAACCGCGTTATCGTCGCGCCAATGTGCATGTACTCTGCAGAGTCCGAcccatcctcaccctcagTCGGCGCCCTGACGGACTTCCACATGGCACATCTGGGCCACTTTGCACTGAAGGGGGCAGGGCTGGTCTTCACTGAAGCGCTCGCTGTCCAGCCGAATGGACGCATCTCGCCGAACGATGCGGGAATCTGGCAAGAAGGTACTGAGTCAGAGCAATTCAAAGGTCTGAAGCGCGTTGCGGATTTCGTACACTCCCAGGGCGCAAAGTTTGGTGTGCAGCTGGCGCACTCCGGGCGGAAGGGAAGCACGGTTGCGCCGCCGCTGGCTGCGTCAAGAGGGGTGAGGGCTCTTAAGGCTGATGAGGGGGTGTTTGGGTGGCCAAAGGATGTTGTTGGCCCGAGTGGCGGGGAGGAGAACAAGTGGGAGCCTGGGAATATATCATACTGGGCTCCTCGGGAACTGACCGTGGCAGAGATCCAGGAGATCGTCAAGGCGTTTGCGAAAAGTGCAGAGATTGCCGTTAAGGCGGGTGTGGACGTGATTGAAATCCACGCTGCGCATGGCTATTTGGTGAATGAGTTCTTGAGCCCCGTGACGAACCGTCGAACAGATCAGTACGGAGGCAGCTTTGAGAACCGCACGCGGATCCTGCGTGAGATTGCGTTGGCGATTCGCGAGGTTATTCCAGAGGGGACGCCTCTGTTTCTGCGTATCAGTGCGACGGAGTGGATCGAGGATCAGCCTGCTGCTAAAGACTTTGGATCCTGGGATTTAAAGGCCAGCAtcgagctgctgaaggaTCTGCCTGAGTTTGGAGTGGACTTCTTGGATGTGAGCTCGGGGGGCAACCATAAAGATCAGAAGTTTCATTTCTTCACGGACTACCAGACCGAAATGGCCGCgaagctgcgcaaggagctCAGGGCTTCTGGTGCAAGGACACTTGTCGGCGCTGTTGGGTTCATAACGCAGCCTGATGCTGCGGCCCAGATTGTCCAgggagctgatgaggagggcgttgaggcCAAGGCCGATGCCGTGTTAATAGGGAGGCAGTTCTTGCGTGAACCAGAATGGGTCCTGAACGCGGCGAAGAAACTAGGTGTCCAGGTTAATCCCCCTATTCAGTTTGGTCGCGCGATGTGA
- a CDS encoding polyubiquitin-binding protein UFD1 (transcript_id=CADANIAT00002380): MPGPERENVNHGGKVIMPPSALDKLTRLHITYPMLFELHNGAKEKMSHAGVLEFIAEEGKIYLPYWLMQTLLLEPGDLVQIKSTDLPPGRFIKLQAQSTSFLDISDPKAVLENAFRNFSCLTKDDVFTFAYNDQVYEMAVLETKPANDTNAISVLETDLEVDFAPPVGYEEPQRPSGTSTPGSVVSGRLPAGGLLHPHGTMAQSINYAAIAPESTDAAAGARAVSSNFLSGGHRLNAKKGSKTPTPTASTPTPGATNPSHPPPVKRTNGPQPLRLPPNQLFFGYAIKPVPKRDEGGNVVEPEKPRFQGTGQSLRGKKKEAIAGRSCRFEYSPDRDFIDFQPTTSKQQLTPIAAPPITASGFQLTRWAMDTSMSLSQKLIFARLPFVRYYKKRS; this comes from the exons ATGCCCGGTCCTGAAAGAGAGAACGTGAATCACGGCGGCAAAGTCATTATGCCTCCCAGTGCTCTGGACAAGTTAACTCGACTACATATCACATATCCCATGCTATTCGAGCTACACAATGGTGCAAAAGAGAAGATGTCCCACGCTGGTGTGCTGGAGTTTATTGCCGAAGAGGGGAAGATCTACCTACCGTACTGG TTGATGCAAACACTCCTGCTCGAGCCCGGCGACCTAGTACAGATCAAATCGACAGACCTCCCCCCCGGCCGCTTCATTAAACTTCAAGCCCAGTCAACCTCTTTCCTCGACATCAGCGACCCAAAGGCGGTTCTAGAAAATGCCTTTCGAAATTTCTCTTGCCTTACAAAAGATGATGTCTTCACATTCGCCTACAATGATCAGGTGTATGAAATGGCTGTGCTGGAAACGAAGCCTGCGAATGACACAAACGCTATATCTGTTCTCGAGACCGATCTTGAAGTCGATTTTGCGCCACCGGTTGGATACGAGGAGCCACAGCGCCCGAGTGGCACTAGCACACCAGGGAGCGTAGTGAGCGGAAGACTGCCGGCTGGCGGGCTCCTCCACCCACACGGCACCATGGCCCAGTCGATCAACTATGCAGCCATAGCACCAGAGTCTactgatgctgctgcaggtgcACGGGCAGTTTCCTCGAACTTCCTGTCCGGCGGCCACCGGCTGAATGCCAAGAAAGGCAGCAAAACCCCAACGCCAACGGCGTCAACTCCCACGCCGGGAGCAACAAACCCCAGTCACCCCCCTCCCGTTAAAAGAACGAATGGCCCACAGCCACTACGCCTACCACCTAATCAGCTGTTCTTTGGCTATGCCATAAAACCTGTGCCGAAACGAGACGAGGGCGGAAACGTAGTTGAGCCGGAGAAGCCTCGTTTCCAGGGAACCGGTCAATCTCTCcgaggaaaaaagaaag AAGCCATTGCGGGCCGGTCCTGCCGTTTTGAATACAGTCCAGACCGCGACT TTATCGACTTTCAGCCTACAACCTCGAAACAGCAGCTCACTCCTATCGCTGCACCACCGATCACAGCGAGTGGGTTCCAGCTAACACGATGGGCCATGGACACTTCTATGAGCTTATCACAGAAG CTGATATTCGCACGTCTTCCTTTCGTTCGATACTACAAGAAAAGATCTTGA
- a CDS encoding GYF domain-containing protein (transcript_id=CADANIAT00002381), which produces MSTSLPRPKRAGEDFTRTHYQEDLDDSGASKKPRFDLRNPSTLAPDALEDDAVLDADEIGRRGQQVRRKAVNLDGYESDSDNEGFDARSSKKARQNEAKQEADDDDMFAELQEDFGAENIDGDAALRKNKKNVRFLRDDEIEGQVASSKSGRTLRVDLSQGGNDVNIDEDDESESDVAEEDRARVDSGMDEELGAGAKKKHAPLLDAFNMRAEQEEGRFDEQGNYIRKAADPDAIHDSWLEGVSKRDIRLAREAAEKREAARKEKDRLNDSVLTSDALRTLITQLQRGETALDALARIGKGAPKKPKWQAKRNKNRKGDQDTEMAEEDPKEVMRKQAIEAVTGAADILMARGQAEIYDTEREMLTRQYRQETGEEWVDPPQNTDTATGDTDRVMWEYRWSDARDGGVVHGPYDGPTMESWKGAGYFGEGVEFRKVGDTGEWDSNASFV; this is translated from the coding sequence ATGTCGACATCACTTCCGCGGCCGAAACGGGCCGGTGAAGACTTTACGCGCACCCATTATCAGGAAGATCTCGACGACTCCGGTGCCTCCAAAAAACCGCGATTTGACCTGCGAAATCCGTCCACTCTTGCTCCAGACGCGCTCGAAGATGACGCAGTACTGGACGCAGACGAAATAGGACGGCGCGGGCAACAAGTTCGGCGAAAAGCCGTCAACCTAGATGGCTACGAATCAGACAGTGACAACGAAGGCTTCGACGCGCGATCCTCTAAAAAGGCACGCCAAAATGAAGCAAAACAAGAAGCAGACGATGACGACATGTTCGCcgagctgcaggaggactTTGGCGCCGAGAACATTGACGGCGACGCAGCGCTACGAAAGAATAAGAAAAATGTGCGGTTTCTACGAGACGACGAGATTGAAGGTCAGGTTGCGTCGTCCAAGAGCGGGCGAACATTACGCGTGGATCTGAGCCAGGGTGGTAACGATGTTAatattgacgaagatgatgagagcgagagcgacGTTGCCGAGGAAGACCGTGCGAGGGTTGACAGCGGCATGGACGAAGAACTAGGCGCTGGGGCAAAGAAAAAGCATGCGCCATTATTGGATGCGTTCAATATGCgtgctgagcaagaagagggCCGATTTGATGAGCAAGGGAATTATATCCGGAAAGCCGCAGATCCTGATGCCATACACGATTCATGGCTGGAGGGAGTGTCAAAGAGGGATATCCGGCTTGCCAGAGAGGCGGCTGAGAAGCGAGAGGCTGCacggaaagaaaaggacCGTTTGAATGATAGCGTGCTGACGTCTGATGCCCTCAGAACGCTCATCACTCAGCTGCAACGCGGGGAGACTGCATTGGATGCACTGGCGAGGATAGGGAAGGGTGCTCCTAAAAAACCAAAATGGCAAGCAAAACGGAACAAAAACCGGAAGGGTGATCAAGATACAGAAATGGCGGAGGAAGATCCTAAAGAGGTGATGAGGAAGCAGGCAATTGAGGCTGTCACAGGCGCAGCCGACATCCTGATGGCCAGAGGGCAAGCCGAGATCTACGATACTGAACGAGAGATGCTCACCCGGCAATATCGTCAGGAGACCGGGGAGGAGTGGGTAGATCCCCCTCAGAATACAGATACAGCAACCGGAGATACCGACCGGGTAATGTGGGAGTACCGTTGGTCTGATGCCCGCGATGGTGGCGTTGTACATGGGCCCTACGATGGTCCCACGATGGAGTCATGGAAGGGCGCAGGATACTTTGGGGAAGGGGTCGAATTCAGGAAAGTCGGAGACACTGGAGAGTGGGATAGTAATGCCAGCTTTGTATGA
- the rvb2 gene encoding RuvB family ATP-dependent DNA helicase reptin (transcript_id=CADANIAT00002382), translating to MAAPISTVAESKELRGLNLIAAHSHIRGLGVDVDSLQPRPASQGLVGQEKARKAAAVILQMVKEGKIAGRAVLIAGPPSTGKTAIAMGMAQSLGPDVPFTMLAASEIFSMEMSKTEALTQAFRKSIGVRIKEESEIIEGEVVEIQIDRSVTGGNKQGKLTIKTTDMETIYDMGTKMIDSMTKERVMAGDIISIDKSSGKITKLGRSYARSRDYDAMGADVKFVQCPEGELQVRKEIVHTVSLHEIDVINSRSQGFLALFSGDTGEIRSEVRDQINVKVAEWKEEGKAEIIPGVLFIDEVHMLDIECYSYINRALEAELAPIVIMASNRGHSRIRGTTYNSPHGLPLDFLDRVVIVSTQHYSADEIRQILAIRAQEEEIDLSPDALALLTKIGQESNLRYASNIITTSHLLSQKRKAKEVSVDDVQRSYRLFYDPARSVKFVNQYEQRFIGDQGNVNFTASNGDAMEIS from the exons ATGGCTGCG CCAATTTCTACCGTCGCGGAGTCCAAGGAACTCCGGGGTCTGAACCTCATCGCTGCTCACTCACACATTCGGGGGCTCGGCGTAGATGTTGACTCGTTGCAACCGAGACCGGCTTCTCAGGGTCTTGTTGGCCAGGAGAAGGCTCGAAAGGCAGCTGCAGTTATCCTCCAGATGGTCAAAGAAGGCAAAATTGCTGGACGGGCTGTCCTAATTGCAGGCCCGCCCAGCACAGGTAAAACGGCTATTGCGATGGGTATGGCACAGTCGCTTGGGCCCGATGTTCCGTTCACCATGTTGGCTGCCTCCGAAATTTTCTCCATGGAAATGTCAAAAACGGAGGCCCTGACACAAGCTTTCCGAAAATCCATCGGTGTGCGAATCaaggaagagagcgagattATTGAGGGTGAAGTGGTAGAGATTCAAATTGATCGGAGCGTTACTGGG GGCAACAAACAAGGGAAGCTCACCATAAAAACCACCGACATGGAGACAATTTACGACATGGGAACGAAGATGATCGATTCGATGACAAAAGAAAGGGTTATGGCTGGAGACATCATCTCGATCGATAAGTCGTCTGGCAAGATAACCAAGCTGGGGCGCTCCTATGCCCGATCTCGCGATTACGATGCTATGGGCGCCGACGTCAAATTCGTCCAATGCCCCGAGGGAGAGCTTCAGGTCCGGAAGGAGATTGTACACACAGTGAGCTTGCATGAGATTGATGTCATCAACTCGCGTTCGCAGGGCTTCTTGGCGCTCTTCTCTGGTGACACTGGGGAGATTAGGAGTGAAGTTAGAGATCAGATCAATGTTAAAGTTGCagagtggaaggaggagggtaAGGCAGAGATTATTCCTGGTGTCTTATTCATTGATGAGGTGCACATGCTCGACATTGAATGTTACTCCTACATCAACCGGGCCTTGGAGGCGGAGCTTGCTCCGATTGTGATCATGGCAAGCAACCGTGGCCACTCGCGGATTCGGGGAACGACATACAACTCCCCACACGGCTTGCCCCTTGACTTCCTTGACCGCGTGGTCATTGTCAGCACACAACACTACTCGGCCGACGAGATTAGGCAGATCCTGGCGATCCGCGctcaagaggaagagatcgaTTTATCTCCAGACGCCCTGGCCCTTTTGACGAAGATCGGCCAAGAATCCAACCTGAGATACGCCAGCAACATCATCACCACATCACATCTCCTCAGTCAAAAGCGGAAAGCCAAAGAGGTCAGTGTTGATGACGTCCAGCGGAGCTACCGATTGTTCTACGACCCTGCTCGTAGCGTCAAGTTCGTCAATCAGTACGAACAGCGTTTCATTGGCGATCAAGGAAACGTGAACTTCACGGCTTCCAATGGGGACGCCATGGAGATTTCGTGA
- a CDS encoding uncharacterized protein (transcript_id=CADANIAT00002383), protein MNLDSSVSRSRDPRRRPPINTNLSQNEVAQQRPPSGPWNHSSPEAQHDVSDDRFIRSISNFIETAVKTRTKVAEREHLSKRTAETKDLLNKASSHAGFPSTVEFYQHTKDGEDKALHSLNSEIKGHETELQELESVLRDQWAASANSRTSTSDDRVRQLEQSLKLANDKISGLRGDIAGLIERNKSLDAELKNLQTLLGAQEKSFGTFTHSLGLLKNETVQFSSRLKQIEEKSSIQPDGGITPDTKKLLDDLSNQHRILEQRTAGLGEKDTSIQSLKEKAKLLNARMDELIEIQRAKDEFYFAEMDTLKQDLNKRLSEFQQTQERLTESVKEAMLRVPRERLDSKVDGLFESVRRLGADLEPMKVALLSLESRYNNLTTEPIVQHMVRAMHEMYPSVDQLWKELTVHKQSLDQTLPSLARKIEQLETQGKTSVITQDELKSIRAQQEDLKRLIGGFVERHQWPSQEEFRLMQARLEFLAEKQNNTDSAFLQKQTADQETLQEVKRQGTSLSDRLKVLSDVIERLDEDYNLTKENNQGDMHSLQLRMTSIEQSAKVTYENTKKELNRIKKVVQLPEQPSQVDSLYCDSPSGQLPPALRPDLLHADRSQGMKIKRLRSESDEDTSQPTSNSPAPRSPGLNGTQKDSPDVSRRKRKKTTRSR, encoded by the coding sequence ATGAACCTCGATTCCTCCGTTTCGCGATCACGCGACCCGCGCCGTCGGCCTCCCATAAACACTAACCTGAGTCAAAATGAAGTGGCCCAGCAACGACCTCCTTCAGGCCCCTGGAATCACTCATCTCCAGAAGCACAGCATGATGTATCTGACGACCGGTTTATCCGCAGCATTTCCAACTTCATCGAGACGGCCGTCAAAACACGAACAAAAGTAGCCGAAAGGGAACATCTATCGAAAAGGACAGCAGAAACCAAGGACTTGCTGAATAAGGCGAGCTCCCACGCAGGGTTTCCCTCGACTGTAGAGTTCTACCAGCACACcaaggatggcgaagacaAAGCTCTACATAGTCTCAACAGTGAGATCAAGGGTCATGAAACCGAGCTtcaggaattggagagcgTTCTCAGAGACCAATGGGCGGCCTCTGCAAATTCCAGAACCTCCACGTCCGATGACAGGGTACGACAACTGGAGCAATCCCTGAAACTAGCCAATGATAAAATTTCTGGTTTGCGTGGCGATATTGCAGGATTAATCGAACGTAACAAGTCATTGGATGCCGAACTGAAAAATCTCCAGACTTTGCTAGGCGCTCAGGAAAAGTCATTTGGGACGTTCACGCACTCGTTGGGCCTATTAAAGAATGAGACGGTCCAGTTCTCATCCCGGCTCAAGCAGATCGAGGAGAAATCATCAATACAGCCAGATGGTGGGATCACACCTGATACGAAAAAGCTTTTAGATGATCTTTCCAATCAGCACAGGATTCTGGAGCAGCGAACAGCAGGATTGGGTGAGAAGGATACATCAATTCAATCCCTCAAGGAAAAGGCAAAACTTTTGAACGCGAGAATGGATGAGCTGATTGAGATTCAGCGCGCTAAAGATGAGTTTTATTTTGCAGAAATGGACACTCTCAAGCAGGATCTTAATAAGAGATTGAGCGAGTTTCAACAGACCCAAGAACGGCTCACGGAAAGCGTTAAGGAGGCGATGCTGCGCGTTCCTAGGGAACGGCTCGATTCCAAAGTTGATGGCTTGTTCGAGTCCGTACGGAGATTGGGGGCCGACTTGGAGCCTATGAAGGTGGCTTTGCTATCGCTGGAGTCAAGGTATAATAACTTGACAACAGAGCCGATAGTGCAGCACATGGTCAGGGCAATGCACGAGATGTATCCCTCTGTAGACCAGCTTTGGAAAGAATTGACGGTACACAAGCAGTCCTTGGATCAGACGCTGCCGTCACTGGCACGTAAGATCGAACAGTTGGAAACCCAGGGGAAGACATCTGTCATAACACAAGATGAGCTGAAGTCCATCAGGGCCCAACAAGAGGATTTGAAACGATTGATTGGTGGTTTTGTAGAGCGACATCAATGGCCCAGTCAGGAAGAATTTCGGCTGATGCAGGCACGACTTGAGTTCCTTGCAGAAAAACAGAACAACACTGATAGTGCCTTTTTGCAAAAGCAGACAGCGGACCAGGAGACTTTGCAAGAAGTTAAGCGTCAGGGCACGTCGCTAAGTGATCGGCTGAAGGTTCTGAGTGATGTCATCGAAAGACTGGACGAGGATTATAACCTAACAAAGGAGAACAACCAAGGGGACATGCACTCTTTGCAGCTGCGTATGACATCAATCGAGCAGAGTGCAAAAGTAACTTATGAGAACAcgaagaaggagctcaaTAGGATCAAGAAAGTCGTGCAACTTCCTGAACAGCCCTCCCAAGTCGACTCATTATACTGTGACTCCCCCTCGGGGCAGCTTCCTCCGGCCTTGAGACCAGACCTGTTACACGCCGACCGTTCTCAGGGCATGAAGATCAAACGTCTTCGTTCAGAGTCGGACGAAGACACCTCACAGCCAACATCAAACTCCCCGGCTCCCCGCTCCCCTGGCTTGAACGGCACCCAGAAAGACTCTCCAGATGTATCTCGtcggaagagaaagaaaactACAAGAAGCCGATAG
- a CDS encoding putative alpha/beta hydrolase (transcript_id=CADANIAT00002384), which produces MLLSSRIALRSASSIRCFSTSSRHLRSDLSFQVYGPEKAHPRRNPIVFLHGLFGSKQNNRSISRAIARDLKREVYIVDLRNHGNSFHDTEHNYPVMADDVAEFIHKHDLSKCVLIGHSMGAKAAMTVALNAPELVSALVPVDNAPVNAPLRTDFDKYIKGMQHVESANVTKQSDADKILQEYEEALPIRQFLLTNLIRSPENQTMKFRVPLSTLGASLRAMGDFPFSQPGSVQYKGPTLVIRGTKSPYVSEDTFPIIKAFFPNSKIADVEAGHWLISENPEAFRKAVVDFLQEID; this is translated from the exons ATGCTCTTATCATCACGGATAGCCCTTCGGAGCGCCTCCAGCATCCGCTGCTTCTCTACCTCTTCAAGACATCTTCGGTCTGATCTCTCTTTTCAAGTCTACGGACCGGAAAAGGCTCACCCTAGGCGCAATCCTATCGTCTTCCTGCACGGCCTTTTCGGCTCAAAGCAGAACAACAGGAGCATTAGCCG GGCTATCGCACGTGATCTGAAGCGTGAGGTGTATATAGTG GACCTCCGTAACCACGGCAACTCTTTCCATGATACCGAGCACAACTACCCTGTCATGGCGGATGATGTGGCCGAGTTCATCCACAAGCATGACTTGAGCAAATGTGTTCTTATCGGTCATTCTAT GGGCGCGAAAGCTGCCATGACCGTTGCCCTCAACGCCCCCGAGCTCGTCTCAGCTCTTGTCCCTGTCGACAACGCACCCGTGAACGCGCCTCTTCGCACCGATTTTGACAAGTACATTAAGGGCATGCAGCATGTTGAGTCCGCGAATGTAACGAAGCAGTCTGACGCGGACAAAATCCTGCAGGAATATGAAGAA GCCCTCCCTATTCGCCAATTCCTCCTCACAAACCTCATACGCTCTCCAGAGAACCAGACGATGAAGTTCCGCGTCCCTCTTTCGACGCTAGGTGCGTCACTCAGAGCAATGGGTGATTTCCCATTCTCGCAGCCTGGGTCTGTGCAGTATAAGGGGCCTACGCTTGTTATTAGGGGTACAAAGAGTCCCTATGTCTCTGAGGATACGTTCCCAATTATCAAAGCCTTTTTCCCGAATTCGAAAATTGCGGATGTCGAGGCCGGGCATTGGCTTATCTCGGAGAATCCAGAGGCGTTTAGGAAGG CTGTGGTCGACTTCTTGCAAGAGATAGATTAG
- a CDS encoding uncharacterized protein (transcript_id=CADANIAT00002385), producing MPELEQPLDADALQGALQALDEELGKFDFIVAFAPIKLITAGGFLAVNYLKNRETTKDLNYLLDPEWATDEDIKGPLEQAIFRVSKRLQISEQWANEDMALYVTKETRIHLFRKALKQNITLFRGDHLVILAAPIKWALKRKIRWMFAPGRDRKVEVDMSDLLAMLKCMRDRKGGPLNREHLRTQSLNSFDVVPDSPGMEQIAAAYRDKYKDEIFA from the exons ATGCCTGAGCTCGAGCAGCCTCTGGATGCGGATGCTCTGCAGGGAG CTCTTCAGGCTCTCGACGAGGAATTGGGGAAATTTGACTTTATCGTTGCCTTTGCGCCCATCAAATTGATCACCGCCGGCGGATTCCTCGCTGTTAATTATCTCAAGAACAGAGAAACGACAAAAGACCTTAACTACCTGCTGGATCCAGAATGGGCAACAGACGAAGACATAAAAGGGCCCCTGGAGCAGGCAATTTTCCGGGTATCGAAAAGGCTTCAAATTAGCGAACAGTGGGCGAACGAGGACATGGCACTCTATGTCACCAAAGAGACAAGGATACATTTGTTCCGGAAGGCTCTCAAGCAGAATATCACCCTGTTCAGAGGCGATCATCTCGTCATTTTAGCTGCCCCGATTAAGTGGGCTTTGAAGCGCAAAATCAGATGGATGTTCGCGCCGGGCCGAGATCGGAAAGTTGAGGTGGATATGAGCGATCTTCTTGCCATGCTGAAGTGCATGCGTGACAGGAAAGGCGGCCCTCTGAATCGAGAGCACCTCCGCACCCAGAGTCTCAACTCCTTTGATGTCGTGCCGGATTCGCCAGGAATGGAGCAGATTGCCGCTGCCTACAGGGACAAATATAAAGATGAGATATTCGCCTGA
- a CDS encoding TMEM53 family protein (transcript_id=CADANIAT00002386) codes for MTASPNGTDYLASYTKLSSCIYVHEPDHSADDVGDYPRTIVIAFWMNAFSRSLAKYIVGYRQLAPRARIIFIRTSSAEFILRPTKRAQYARLAPAVEDLLALPADSPVLIHMFSNGGVFAITHLLEAYQQATGHPLRISSTIIDSAPGTATLTASFKAFSFVLPRTWILRLLGKVVLYAYLASMFALGKAVGKLFGVRDAVSVARQAINDGRILRGSGTAGLPRRCYIYSDADELVDWKDVERHASDAESMGFVVQREKYTGSEHVAHMRADPERYWNTVKLYLK; via the coding sequence ATGACGGCGTCTCCCAATGGAACAGACTACTTGGCATCATACACCAAGCTTTCCTCCTGCATCTATGTTCATGAACCAGACCACTCAGCCGACGACGTTGGCGACTATCCCCGGACAATCGTCATTGCATTCTGGATGAACGCCTTCTCCAGATCGCTAGCCAAATATATTGTTGGATACCGACAGCTGGCTCCTCGAGCCAGAATCATCTTTATTCGAACGTCCTCTGCAGAATTTATTCTGCGTCCCACAAAGCGGGCCCAGTATGCTCGTCTTGCACCTGCTGTTGAAGACCTGCTAGCTCTTCCTGCCGACAGCCCTGTGCTTATCCACATGTTCTCAAATGGAGGTGTATTTGCCATAACACACCTTCTCGAAGCCTATCAACAAGCCACAGGGCATCCGCTCCGCATCTCGTCCACAATCATTGATAGTGCACCCGGAACAGCTACACTTACCGCCAGTTTCAAGGCGTTTTCTTTTGTGCTTCCCAGGACATGGATTCTCCGCCTTTTAGGCAAAGTTGTCTTATACGCCTATTTAGCTTCCATGTTTGCGCTTGGAAAGGCGGTTGGGAAATTGTTTGGCGTTCGAGATGCTGTTAGCGTCGCGCGACAAGCCATCAATGACGGCAGGATATTGCGCGGATCCGGCACGGCTGGTCTTCCGAGACGGTGTTATATCTACTCGGATGCtgatgagcttgttgacTGGAAAGACGTCGAGAGACATGCCTCTGATGCAGAATCAATGGGCTTCGTAGTCCAGCGGGAAAAATACACAGGATCTGAACATGTAGCGCATATGAGAGCTGACCCAGAGCGCTACTGGAATACGGTGAAGCTATATCTTAAATGA
- a CDS encoding uncharacterized protein (transcript_id=CADANIAT00002387): MTEFQIPLEYLTSIKDKVVLITGSSSGIGKATAHLCLHHGAKVIAGDLYPLPAVFLQSLDQRDEQSCTGAASTSPPHQVDVSENLMFVQTDVSDWTSIRNLFIRGVERFGVIDHVFANAGIGPLSNFLEETFEDKDGGEQLLAPPDLKVLDVNLIGVIYTVRLGVYYLRQTAYGGRGGAETEPSPCITISASASSFQNFSAGDYTVAKHGVLGILRGLFSDLQQEQPNSGHDGKSPRRVRLNAIAPSWTATGIVSSGILRGLGVHVQKPEDVAKSVVMLCNDSRRSGELIYSWEGRYCEINQREGGLLDGVAKIVPNVAEEGPVMEKLKGR; encoded by the exons ATGACTGAATTTCAAATCCCACTCGAGTACCTCACCTCGATCAAGGACAAAGTCGTCCTCATAACTG GAAGCTCCTCTGGCATCGGCAAAGCAACCGCCCACCTCTGCCTGCACCATGGCGCAAAAGTCATAGCCGGCGATCTCTACCCCCTACCAGCGGTCTTTCTACAAAGCCTAGACCAGCGAGACGAACAATCCTGTACGGGAGCCGCATCAACCTCACCACCACATCAGGTGGATGTGTCAGAAAATCTCATGTTTGTCCAAACGGACGTCTCAGATTGGACGAGTATCCGCAATCTCTTCATCCGCGGGGTGGAACGATTCGGCGTCATAGACCACGTCTTCGCGAATGCGGGGATTGGACCGCTGAGTAACTTCTTAGAGGAGACTTTTGAAGATAAGGACGGGGGAGAACAGCTACTAGCCCCACCAGATCTGAAAGTCCTGGATGTGAATCTTATTGGGGTTATATACACAGTGCGTCTGGGTGTTTACTACCTTCGTCAAACTGCCTacggtggaagaggaggagcggagACCGAACCCTCGCCATGCATAACAATCAGCGCCTCAGCATCCTCGTTCCAGAATTTCAGTGCAGGAGATTACACAGTTGCGAAGCACGGTGTTCTTGGTATTCTGCGCGGTTTATTCAGCGACTtacagcaagagcagcctAACTCCGGCCATGATGGAAAGAGCCCAAGACGGGTTAGATTGAACGCCATTGCGCCCTCATGGACAGCGACGGGGATTGTTTCCAGCGGTATTCTTAGGGGTCTCGGTGTGCATGTCCAGAAGCCTGAGGATGTGGCGAAGAGTGTTGTTATGCTGTGTAATGATAGTAGGCGCAGTGGGGAGCTGATATATAGTTGGGAAGGGAGGTACTGTGAGATTAATCAACGTGAGGGAGGGTTGCTGGATGGGGTAGCGAAAATAGTGCCGAATgtggctgaagaagggcCGGTtatggagaagctgaaggggAGGTAG